The region ACAGGCGGTAGCTGACGTTCCTGCCGGCGCCAGGATTTTTTATCAGGACCCCCTTTTCGACCAGATCCGAAATGTCTCTTTTTGCGGTCTCACGACTGACCCTGGTCATCCCCTTATATTTTCTGTTGGTCAGCCCTCCTTCAAAACCTTCCGGACCTGAATCAAGTAAGCGATTGACAACCTTTTTTTGACGTTCGTTAAATACTACGGCAGCCCACTGCTGCCAGAATCTTACTTTTTGCAGCGCGCCTCTTACCTCCCCCTCAGATCTCTGTATCGCTCTATTGAAACACTGTAGAAACCACAATAGCCAGCCCGTGATCTCTCCATCTCCCTTCTGAGTCTTTTCAAGCATGTCGTAATACTCATCGCGGTCAGCGTTTATTTGAGCGGACATGCTGTACATGCGAAAGTCCTTCCGTTCATCTTGAGCTAACGCCATATCGGTGATAGCTCGTGCAATGCGTCCATTGCCATCCTCAAAGGGATGAATTGACACAAACCAGATATGGGCCATCGCAGCACGCACAAGGCCATCCAGTTCGCTCGATGAATGCCACCACCTGAGGAACCGGTCTATTTCCCCCTTGAGGCGAGCCGCGGGAGGAGCCTCGTAGTGAACACGCTCTTTCCCTACAGGGCCGGACACTACCCGCATCGGCTCTGATCCCTTGCGCCAATCAGCCACAGGGATTTTGTTCATGCCGGAGTAGCCGGTCGGGAAAAGCGCCGCGTGCCATCCTTTGAGCCTTTTTGGCGTCAGTCTCTCATCGTGCCTGGTCGTGGCGTCAATGAGCATTTCAACCAGCCCGTCTACCTGCCTTTCCGCAGGCGGCAGGCCGGCGGTCGGCAATCCGAGTCGTCGCGCGACCGAGGATCGGACGGAGTTTCTGTCCAGCCTCTCTCCTTCTATGGCAGCGGTCGTGAACGCTTCCTCCGTCAAAACTTCCGCTTTCATCTCAAGACCAATGTAGTCAGCTTCTCCCAGGAGCCTTCCTTGTAATTGACGTGAGATGCCAAGCGGACGAAGGATGACGTCGCTTTTCCATCTCAAACCGGGCCAGTCCTTTGTTTGCCATATGTATTGAACCATTTATGCCCCCTTATTGGGTCACATTTTGCCCCGGTAGCCTTGCACTAGTGGGTCACAAGTTGACCCAATTATATTACTTAAACGGGTCACTGTCTATAATGTTTTTTAAAGGGGAGCCCCCTCAGTGTCAGTGACCGAGGGGGCAACCGTGGGGTCAGTTTCTCACCTTTCACACTTTTCTTAATCTGAGGGTGATTCGGGAGATGTAGCCCGGCTGAAGTTGGAGGTATTCGCCGATCTCCCTCTGGGTATAGGTATCTGCAATGAAAGCATCGGAGCCTAAAAAGATCTGATACTTCGCCTCTTTGAGTGGAGATTCTGATCCAATACCTGCTTTTTCCACCAGCCAGGATTTGTACCGACCCTGCAGTACAGGTCCTATACGTTGATATTTCCAGTTATCGTAAGAAATCTCAAAAGTGTGAAAGGTGAGAACTGACCCCACAGGAGTGCCTTGCCGCCTACGCCACAGACAGCGGGGTCAACAGGTATCCTGTCGGTGCCTACGGTTTTTCTCAACTTTCAACTGTCATCCCGAAAGCGAACCTGCCCGCCGCGGAGGAGCAATACAGGTTCCAGGCCGGCACCTTCAGTTATTTCTGCGCCGATGGCGAATCCTATCTCATTAACGTCAAAGTCGACGACCGTGCCCTCGATCCCCTGGCCGCCACCCCCAACGGCATCACTCCGGACAGCTACGAAGCCTATGCGCGGTGAATAACGCGGCCCTTTCAAGGCAGCCATTCCACAACTGCCATGGGCTTCATGTCCGGCGTTGAGTCCCCGGATCCCCTGGACTCTCAATCCCCAGCCAATCTTGCCGTCCCCTCGCTTCAAAAACCCTGTATCCTCCAAATATGCTAAAGTTGTAAAATATATTTTTTGATCACGCCGTTGGCGTGACTTCCTCCTTCGCTGAAGCTACGGAGGACAAGCAGGGTCCCTCGGCCCAAAAGGAGGTTTCTGACATGCAGCTTGCTATGCTGGGCCTCGGGAGGATGGGGATGAACATGGCCCGCCGGCTCATGGGAGGCGGCCACGACGTGGTCGCGTACAACCGCTCCCGGGACAAGACGGACAAACTGGCCAGGGAAGGGGCGATCGCCGCCTACACCCTCGCCGAGGTTGTGGAGAAGCTCCTCCCCCCCAGGGCGGTCTGGATCATGCTGCCGGCCGGAAAACCGGTGGACGACACCATCACGGAACTCAAACCGCTGCTGGAACCCGGGGACATCGTCATCGACGGGGGCAACAGCTACTACAGGGACGACATCCGCCGGGCGGCTGAACTCGAACCGGCAGGTGTCTCCTACATCGATGCCGGGGTGTCCGGAGGGATCTGGGGCCTTGAGCTCGGGTACTGCACCATGGTGGGCGGACCGAGGGAGAAGTACGATCACCTCGAACCGTTCTTCAAGACCCTGGCGCCCGAAGACGGATACCTTTACTGCGGCGGCCCGGGCGCCGGCCATTTCGTCAAGATGGTCCACAACGGGATCGAGTACGGGATGATGCAGGCCTACGGAGAAGGGTTCGAGATCCTGGAAGCTTCTCCCTACGGCCCCGGGCTGGACTATTCGCAGGTGGCGCACCTGTGGAACCAGGGCAGCGTCATCCGTTCCTGGCTCCTGGAACTGGCCGAGGACGCCTTCGCGAAAGAAGCCCGCCTGGAAGATATCACCGGCCACGTGGACGATTCAGGTGAGGGGCGCTGGACGGTGCAGCAGGCTCTTGATACTGCTGTCCCCGCCCCGGTGATCACGGCCTCCCTCTTCGCCCGGTTCCGCTCCCGGCAGGAAAGCTCCTTTTCCAACCGGGTCCTCGCGGCGCTGCGGAGGGAGTTCGGGGGGCACGGGGTGAAAAAGAAGTAACGTATCGGGGTAACGGGGTATGGGAGTATCGGAGAGGAAGGGCATAGCCCAGGATATCTGGCAATGGATCGGTGGAACGGATTAACGGTGTATCGGAGAAGAAGCCTCGGGTTTTCACCCCGACACACCAAAACCCCGACACTCCGACACTCCGACACCGACAAGACTGGAGATCACAGCATGGCCAATCACAAAAAAACTGACATGCCACCTGGAATCTCCAGTCTTGTGGAGGGCCATGCCACCATGGAAGCTCCCAATGTCTCGTGCCTGCTGAACCGGCCTGTTGATCCGTGCACGGTGGTGATCATCGGCGCCTCCGGAGATCTCACTGAAAGGAAGCTCATCCCCGCCCTTTACAGCCTTTTTGCCAGGGACGGGCTTCCGGACCCGTTCACCGTGGTCGGCTGCGGACGCACAGTCATGACCAGCGAACAGTTCCGCCGGAAGATGGAGCCGGCGATCCGGGAAAAGGACCCCGAAGTGGCCCGACGTGAGCAGTTCTCGTCCCGCCTGCACTACCGCTCTCTCGAATACGACTCGCCGGGATCGTACGCTGACCTGGCCGCGTTCCTTGATGATCTGGATGAAAGCAGCGGTACCGGCGGCAACCGGATCTTCTACCTGGCCCTGCCCATGTTCCTTTACGGGATGACGGCAAAACTCCTCGGCGAAAGCGGCCTTTCCAGGCAGGGCGCAGAGGGTAAAGGATGGACACGCCTCGTGGTGGAAAAACCGTACGGCAGCGATCGCGCCTCAGCGGCGCGACTGGACAAGGTCGTCCATGAAAGCTTTGCCGAAAGCCAGGTCTTCCGCATCGACCACTACCTTGCCAAGGAAACGGTGCAGAACATCCTGATGTTCCGGTTCGCCAATACCATCTTCGAACCGCTCTGGAACCGCGACCACATCGAACACGTGGATATCATCGCGTCCGAGACCCTTGGCGTGGAAAAGCGCGCGGGCTACTACGATAAGGCCGGAGTGCTGCGGGACATGTTCCAGAACCACATGCTGCAGCTCCTGGCCATGACCGCCATGGAGCCGCCCAACCGGTTCGAATCGGAGGCGGTCCACGACGAGAAGGTGAAGGTATTTCGATCCCTGCGCCCGTTCCCCGTGGACAACATCTTCGAGAACCTCGTCCTGGGGCAGTATGGCCCCGGAACGGTGGACGGCAAACCTGTCAGGGGATACCTGGAGGAGGAAGGCGTGGACCCGGCCTCGACAACCCCGACCTACGGGATGATGCGGCTTTTCATCGACAACCCGCGATGGCAGGGTGTTCCGTTCCACCTCACGAGCGGCAAAAGGCTGGAAGGGAAACTCACCGAGATCGCCATCAGGTTCAGGGGGACTCCCTTGACAATGTTCGAAGATCTGCCGGGGGGGGAACCGTCCTCTGCCAACGTTCTTACCATGGGCATCCAGCCGAGGGAGCACATCACGCTGACGTTTAACACAAAAAGCCCGGGAGCCAGGACCTGCCTGAGAACGGTCAGGATGGATTTCGATTACCTGCAGGGTTACACCGGGCCGCACCTGGAGGCCTATGAAAAGGCCCTCCTGGACTGTTTGAACGGCGACCAGATGCTGTTCTGGAGGCAGGACGGGATCGACCTGGCCTGGGGTTTCATGGAGCCGATCCTCCATATGTGCGAGACGTGCCGCGAAAAGGAGCGGCTGCTCCACGCCTACGAGGCGGGTTCCTGGGGCCCGAAAGCGGCCGCAGAATTGAAGGGGTTGATGCTGAAGCAGTGCAAATAGAACAGAAAACAGGAATCAGAATTGACAAACCGGTACTGCACAACTGCAGCACTTTGTCCTCCATGTAACAATCCGTAAATTCCCATTTATTCGAGATCCTGCTCTTGTCAGCCAGGCCGGTACAAGCTCTTTTCCCCAGTCCAGGAATGTCGCCAGGTAAAAAGCCGGAGCGAATGCTCCGGCCAGAGGTTCCTCCTGATTTCTGATTACTGATTTCTGATTACTGATTACTGATTACTGATCAATATAGGGAGCCAGTATCGCCGAGTATTTCAGGTCCTCATTATCCTGCCGGGCGGTGACAGATGCGAGGAACCGGCGCATGTCCAGGCTGACCTTGCCGGGCACGAGTTCCCCGACCAGTTCCTTATAGCGGATAG is a window of bacterium DNA encoding:
- a CDS encoding Fic family protein, whose amino-acid sequence is MVQYIWQTKDWPGLRWKSDVILRPLGISRQLQGRLLGEADYIGLEMKAEVLTEEAFTTAAIEGERLDRNSVRSSVARRLGLPTAGLPPAERQVDGLVEMLIDATTRHDERLTPKRLKGWHAALFPTGYSGMNKIPVADWRKGSEPMRVVSGPVGKERVHYEAPPAARLKGEIDRFLRWWHSSSELDGLVRAAMAHIWFVSIHPFEDGNGRIARAITDMALAQDERKDFRMYSMSAQINADRDEYYDMLEKTQKGDGEITGWLLWFLQCFNRAIQRSEGEVRGALQKVRFWQQWAAVVFNERQKKVVNRLLDSGPEGFEGGLTNRKYKGMTRVSRETAKRDISDLVEKGVLIKNPGAGRNVSYRLLWPEDE
- the gnd gene encoding decarboxylating 6-phosphogluconate dehydrogenase codes for the protein MTSSFAEATEDKQGPSAQKEVSDMQLAMLGLGRMGMNMARRLMGGGHDVVAYNRSRDKTDKLAREGAIAAYTLAEVVEKLLPPRAVWIMLPAGKPVDDTITELKPLLEPGDIVIDGGNSYYRDDIRRAAELEPAGVSYIDAGVSGGIWGLELGYCTMVGGPREKYDHLEPFFKTLAPEDGYLYCGGPGAGHFVKMVHNGIEYGMMQAYGEGFEILEASPYGPGLDYSQVAHLWNQGSVIRSWLLELAEDAFAKEARLEDITGHVDDSGEGRWTVQQALDTAVPAPVITASLFARFRSRQESSFSNRVLAALRREFGGHGVKKK
- the zwf gene encoding glucose-6-phosphate dehydrogenase, with protein sequence MANHKKTDMPPGISSLVEGHATMEAPNVSCLLNRPVDPCTVVIIGASGDLTERKLIPALYSLFARDGLPDPFTVVGCGRTVMTSEQFRRKMEPAIREKDPEVARREQFSSRLHYRSLEYDSPGSYADLAAFLDDLDESSGTGGNRIFYLALPMFLYGMTAKLLGESGLSRQGAEGKGWTRLVVEKPYGSDRASAARLDKVVHESFAESQVFRIDHYLAKETVQNILMFRFANTIFEPLWNRDHIEHVDIIASETLGVEKRAGYYDKAGVLRDMFQNHMLQLLAMTAMEPPNRFESEAVHDEKVKVFRSLRPFPVDNIFENLVLGQYGPGTVDGKPVRGYLEEEGVDPASTTPTYGMMRLFIDNPRWQGVPFHLTSGKRLEGKLTEIAIRFRGTPLTMFEDLPGGEPSSANVLTMGIQPREHITLTFNTKSPGARTCLRTVRMDFDYLQGYTGPHLEAYEKALLDCLNGDQMLFWRQDGIDLAWGFMEPILHMCETCREKERLLHAYEAGSWGPKAAAELKGLMLKQCK